From a region of the Streptomyces sp. B21-083 genome:
- a CDS encoding Pls/PosA family non-ribosomal peptide synthetase translates to MASVPPTDPTRHTSGAGGGTERILAEVLAGVVKSDHIPLDSHFFDDLGANSLVMAHFCARVRKRDDLPSVSMKDVYGHPTIRSLAAALTDAPTEAPVAPPAEAPAPGSTSRYVLCGAAQLLIFAAYCFLAGLVTVDGYQWISAGSGAVDVYLRSVVFGGAVFAGMCVLPVVAKWVLVGRWQVTEFPVWGLAYLRFWTVRALLHANPMRLFAGNPLYVLYLRALGARIGKGVTILSPALPVCTDLLTVGANTVIRKDSYFLCYRVVAGRVRTGPVTLGRNVHVGEKTVLDIGTSMGDGSQLGHASALFEGQTVPAGLRRHGSPAQPTDVDYVRIPEAHCSTVRRAAYGFVSLLQLLLVYVPLAAGGGFLLLDLAPRLKALVDPDLADLTSVRFYAEAVGLSLALFGAGIVVGAVTVSVVPRLLNLAIRPGQVYPLYGPHYSAQRAVARLTNLKFFKWLCGDSSFIVHYLRAIGYDLSHVEQTGSNFGTEVGHENPYLVSVGRGTMVADGLSVLNADYSATSFRVSRASIGAHSFLGNHIAYPAGGRTGENVLLATKVMVPLDGELRENVGLLGSPSFEIPRSVERDSSFDHLREGDESQRRLAAKNRYNLRSMGLFLFVRWLHSLLLTVLGFAALAVHGTHGVAAGALVGASLVLGLALTAGYYVLVERLITRFRRLVPRLVSIYDPHFWWQERLWKVPVDFLVVFNGTPFKNLLWRLMGVRVGRRVFDDGAVITERTLTTIGDDCTLGAHSKIQAHSQEDGTYKSDHIVLGAGVTLGTGALVHYGVTMGDGSQLAPDSFLMKGEDVPCLARWGGNPAVALRSDQIAPGTDNTHIARIAPTATGAVL, encoded by the coding sequence TTGGCGTCCGTACCGCCGACCGATCCGACCAGGCACACGTCCGGCGCCGGGGGCGGCACCGAACGGATCCTCGCCGAGGTGCTCGCGGGTGTCGTGAAGAGCGACCACATCCCGCTGGACAGCCACTTCTTCGACGATCTCGGCGCCAACTCGCTGGTCATGGCGCACTTCTGCGCCCGGGTCAGGAAGCGCGACGATCTGCCGTCGGTGTCGATGAAGGACGTGTACGGCCATCCGACGATCCGGAGTCTGGCGGCGGCGCTGACCGACGCCCCGACCGAGGCGCCCGTCGCACCGCCGGCCGAGGCCCCGGCGCCCGGCAGCACCTCGCGCTATGTCCTGTGCGGGGCAGCGCAGTTGCTGATCTTCGCCGCGTACTGTTTCCTCGCCGGGCTCGTCACGGTCGATGGCTACCAGTGGATCAGCGCCGGTTCGGGGGCCGTTGACGTCTATCTGCGGTCGGTCGTGTTCGGCGGCGCCGTGTTCGCCGGGATGTGCGTGCTGCCGGTGGTCGCCAAGTGGGTGCTGGTCGGCCGGTGGCAGGTGACCGAGTTCCCCGTCTGGGGTCTCGCCTATCTGCGCTTCTGGACGGTCAGGGCCCTGCTGCACGCCAACCCGATGCGCCTGTTCGCCGGCAACCCGCTCTACGTGCTCTACCTGCGGGCGCTCGGTGCGCGGATCGGCAAGGGCGTCACGATCCTCTCCCCCGCCCTCCCGGTCTGCACCGACCTGCTCACGGTCGGCGCGAACACGGTCATCCGCAAGGACTCCTACTTCCTGTGCTACCGGGTCGTCGCCGGACGCGTCCGGACCGGTCCGGTCACTCTCGGCAGGAACGTCCACGTCGGTGAGAAGACCGTCCTCGACATCGGTACGTCGATGGGCGACGGGTCGCAACTCGGTCACGCCTCCGCGCTGTTCGAGGGCCAGACAGTGCCTGCGGGTCTGCGCCGGCACGGCTCGCCCGCGCAGCCCACGGACGTGGACTACGTACGGATCCCCGAGGCCCACTGCTCCACCGTCCGACGGGCCGCCTACGGCTTCGTGAGCCTCCTCCAACTCCTGCTGGTGTACGTGCCGTTGGCGGCCGGTGGCGGGTTCCTGCTGCTCGACCTGGCACCCCGCCTCAAGGCACTGGTCGACCCGGACCTGGCCGACCTGACCTCCGTCCGCTTCTACGCCGAAGCCGTGGGCCTGTCCCTGGCACTCTTCGGCGCCGGGATCGTCGTCGGAGCCGTGACCGTGTCCGTGGTCCCCCGGCTGCTGAACCTGGCGATCCGGCCCGGCCAGGTCTATCCGCTGTACGGCCCGCACTACTCGGCGCAGCGGGCCGTCGCCCGTCTGACCAACCTCAAGTTCTTCAAGTGGCTGTGCGGCGACAGCTCGTTCATCGTCCACTATCTGCGGGCCATCGGTTACGACCTCTCGCACGTCGAACAGACCGGCTCCAACTTCGGTACAGAGGTGGGGCACGAGAACCCGTACCTGGTCTCCGTGGGCCGCGGCACGATGGTCGCGGACGGGCTGTCGGTCCTCAACGCCGACTACTCCGCCACCTCCTTCCGCGTCTCGCGGGCGTCGATCGGAGCGCACAGCTTCCTCGGCAACCACATCGCGTACCCCGCCGGGGGCCGCACCGGTGAGAACGTGCTCCTCGCGACCAAGGTGATGGTGCCGCTCGACGGCGAACTGCGCGAGAACGTCGGCCTGTTGGGCTCACCCTCCTTCGAGATCCCACGGTCGGTGGAGCGCGACAGCAGCTTCGACCATCTCCGTGAGGGCGACGAGTCGCAGCGCCGGCTCGCCGCGAAGAACCGCTACAACCTGCGCTCGATGGGCCTGTTCCTGTTCGTCCGCTGGCTGCACTCCCTCCTCCTGACGGTGCTCGGCTTCGCCGCCCTCGCCGTCCACGGCACACACGGCGTAGCCGCCGGCGCGCTGGTCGGCGCCTCCCTGGTCCTCGGGCTCGCGCTCACCGCCGGGTACTACGTGCTGGTCGAGCGGCTCATCACCCGGTTCCGGCGGCTGGTACCACGGTTGGTGTCCATCTACGACCCGCACTTCTGGTGGCAGGAACGACTGTGGAAGGTGCCCGTCGACTTCCTCGTCGTGTTCAACGGGACGCCGTTCAAGAACCTCCTGTGGCGGCTGATGGGCGTCCGCGTCGGACGCCGGGTCTTCGACGACGGCGCCGTCATCACCGAGCGCACACTCACCACGATCGGCGACGACTGCACGCTCGGCGCCCACAGCAAGATCCAGGCCCACTCGCAGGAGGACGGCACCTACAAGTCCGACCACATCGTCCTCGGCGCGGGCGTCACGCTCGGCACCGGCGCACTCGTCCACTACGGCGTGACGATGGGCGACGGCTCCCAACTCGCCCCGGACTCCTTCCTGATGAAGGGCGAGGACGTGCCGTGCCTGGCCCGCTGGGGCGGCAACCCGGCGGTGGCCCTGCGCAGCGACCAGATCGCACCCGGCACGGACAACACGCACATCGCACGCATCGCACCGACAGCAACGGGGGCAGTCCTGTGA
- a CDS encoding YihY/virulence factor BrkB family protein, with protein sequence MQAASELPESPSGRLHRARALYRNVSKRRTAWLLLKDTVNSCVEYRILGLAAEAAFFTLLSVPPLLLSLIGLLGYVDDWTGTDTITSLETNLLEASRTVLSDKGVAEIARPILNDVMKGGRPDVISIGFLFALWSGSRAVNVFIDTITVMYGLDGVRGIVKTRLVAFVLFVVALLIGSVALPLMVAGPDAVLNVLPWSETLVQVLYWPVVILLSIAFLTTLFHVSVPVRSPWIEDVPGALMALAMWVFGSFLLRIYLTKTIEGATIYGSLAAAVAVLLWVGVSAFAVLVGAAVNAAIDRVWPAAATAAARAANERIREEEAAEYIARMAVVHSHEHHDDADDDPDDCDMPSEFPERWSRFLPPEDVTSRLRTHAKTSPKTEEGPPPEK encoded by the coding sequence GTGCAGGCAGCAAGTGAACTTCCCGAGAGCCCCAGCGGCCGACTCCACCGCGCGCGCGCCCTCTACCGGAACGTGTCCAAGCGCAGGACCGCGTGGCTGTTGCTGAAGGACACCGTCAACTCGTGCGTCGAGTACCGGATCCTGGGTCTGGCGGCGGAAGCGGCGTTCTTCACGCTGCTGTCCGTGCCGCCCCTGCTGCTGAGCCTCATCGGGCTGCTCGGCTACGTCGACGACTGGACCGGCACCGACACCATCACCAGCCTGGAGACCAACCTCCTGGAGGCGTCCCGCACGGTCCTTTCAGACAAGGGCGTCGCCGAGATCGCCCGGCCGATCCTGAACGACGTGATGAAGGGCGGCCGGCCCGACGTCATCTCCATAGGGTTCCTGTTCGCCCTCTGGTCCGGCTCGCGCGCGGTGAACGTCTTCATCGACACCATCACCGTCATGTACGGCCTCGACGGCGTCCGAGGCATCGTCAAGACCCGGCTCGTCGCCTTCGTGCTGTTCGTCGTGGCGCTGCTGATCGGCTCGGTCGCCCTGCCGCTGATGGTGGCGGGCCCGGACGCCGTGCTGAACGTCCTGCCGTGGTCGGAGACGCTCGTCCAGGTCCTGTACTGGCCTGTCGTCATCCTGCTGTCCATCGCGTTCCTCACGACGCTGTTCCACGTATCCGTCCCGGTGCGCTCACCGTGGATCGAGGACGTCCCGGGCGCGCTGATGGCCCTCGCGATGTGGGTCTTCGGCAGCTTCCTGCTGCGTATCTACCTGACCAAGACGATCGAGGGCGCCACGATCTACGGTTCGCTCGCCGCGGCCGTCGCCGTCCTGCTGTGGGTCGGGGTGTCCGCGTTCGCGGTGCTTGTCGGGGCCGCCGTCAACGCGGCGATCGACCGCGTCTGGCCGGCCGCCGCCACCGCCGCCGCCCGCGCGGCCAACGAACGGATCCGTGAGGAGGAGGCCGCCGAGTACATCGCCCGGATGGCCGTCGTCCACTCCCACGAGCACCATGACGACGCCGACGACGACCCCGACGACTGCGACATGCCCTCCGAGTTCCCGGAACGCTGGTCGCGCTTCCTGCCCCCGGAGGACGTGACGTCCCGGCTGCGGACCCACGCGAAGACCAGCCCCAAGACGGAAGAGGGCCCGCCGCCCGAGAAGTGA
- the sbnA gene encoding 2,3-diaminopropionate biosynthesis protein SbnA yields the protein MPVISQPSDFNEDELYVDLRATVGLPVFLKCEGFNFAGSIKMKAAYEMVTAAERDGGLRPGSVLVESSSGNLGVALSVLAASRGYRFLCVTDSRCNAQAIRLMEALGSRVHVIDQPDLRGGFLGARIGYVRALCASDERYVWLNQYTNQGNWRAHYRTTAPAIARRFPGLDVLFVGAGTTGTLMGCARWFWQWNRRVRIVAVDAVGSVTFGGPPGPRMIPGLGTSVRPQLLDESYVDEVIRVEEADAVGVCRRLASRGFLFGGSTGTVISGATQWLARHDGRDLTAVAIAPDLGERYLDTVYHPGWLEAHQGEQDMTPLTADELAVLSRPA from the coding sequence ATGCCAGTCATTTCCCAGCCGTCGGACTTCAACGAGGATGAGCTCTACGTCGACCTCCGGGCCACCGTCGGGCTCCCCGTCTTCCTGAAGTGCGAGGGCTTCAACTTCGCCGGTTCGATCAAGATGAAGGCCGCCTACGAGATGGTGACGGCCGCCGAGCGGGACGGCGGGCTGCGGCCGGGATCCGTTCTCGTGGAGTCCTCGTCGGGCAACCTGGGCGTGGCGCTCAGTGTGCTCGCGGCGAGCCGGGGCTACCGGTTCCTGTGCGTGACGGACTCGCGCTGCAACGCGCAGGCGATCCGCCTGATGGAGGCGCTGGGCAGCCGGGTGCACGTCATCGACCAGCCCGACCTGCGCGGCGGCTTCCTGGGCGCCCGGATCGGGTACGTCCGCGCGCTGTGCGCCTCCGACGAGCGGTATGTCTGGCTCAACCAGTACACCAACCAGGGGAATTGGCGGGCCCACTACCGCACGACGGCACCGGCGATCGCCCGCCGGTTCCCGGGCCTGGACGTCCTGTTCGTCGGCGCCGGCACCACCGGCACGCTGATGGGCTGCGCGCGCTGGTTCTGGCAGTGGAACCGGCGGGTGCGGATCGTCGCCGTGGACGCGGTCGGCTCGGTCACCTTCGGGGGACCGCCGGGACCCCGGATGATCCCGGGCCTGGGCACGAGCGTACGGCCGCAGCTGCTCGACGAGTCGTACGTCGACGAGGTGATCCGCGTGGAGGAGGCGGACGCGGTGGGCGTCTGCCGCCGGCTGGCCTCCCGGGGCTTCCTGTTCGGCGGGTCCACGGGCACGGTGATCAGCGGGGCGACGCAGTGGCTGGCCCGGCACGACGGCCGCGACCTCACGGCAGTGGCGATCGCCCCGGACCTCGGCGAGCGCTACCTCGACACGGTGTACCACCCGGGGTGGCTGGAGGCCCACCAGGGCGAGCAGGACATGACTCCCCTGACCGCGGACGAACTGGCGGTCCTCTCCCGGCCGGCGTGA
- the sbnB gene encoding 2,3-diaminopropionate biosynthesis protein SbnB encodes MTTYNSEQSAPLTVPPFSVISGDQVQQALQGRESDVVDLVEAVYRLHGAGDSVNPPSYFLRFPDRPSSRIIALPASIGGDVHVDGLKWVSSFPANVAAGIPRASAVLILNDHDTGYPFACLESSIISASRTAASAALAADRLSRGRARPTRVGFVGTGLIARYIHTYLAATGWEFDETGVYDLSADSAAGFRGYLERSAGGGKVTVHDSAEQLVRASDLLVFATVAAKPHIHDVSWFDHHPLVLHVSLRDLAPEILLASANYVDDVEHCLKAETSPHLAEQRTGGREFIDGTLDDVLTGRTGVPVDRPVVFSPFGLGVLDLAVGRFVHDEVARRGELRVVDGFFHELRRHG; translated from the coding sequence ATGACCACGTACAACTCAGAGCAGTCGGCCCCGCTCACCGTCCCGCCGTTCTCGGTCATCTCCGGTGATCAGGTCCAACAGGCCCTACAGGGAAGGGAGTCGGACGTCGTCGACCTGGTCGAGGCGGTGTACCGGCTGCACGGCGCCGGCGACTCGGTGAACCCGCCCTCGTACTTCCTGCGGTTCCCGGACCGTCCGTCGTCGCGGATCATCGCACTGCCCGCGTCGATCGGCGGGGACGTGCACGTGGACGGGCTGAAGTGGGTCTCCAGTTTCCCGGCGAACGTGGCCGCCGGGATCCCGCGGGCGTCGGCCGTGCTGATCCTCAACGACCACGACACGGGCTATCCGTTCGCCTGTCTGGAGAGCTCCATCATCAGCGCGTCCCGTACGGCGGCCTCGGCGGCGCTGGCCGCCGACCGGCTGAGCCGGGGACGCGCCCGGCCGACCCGGGTGGGGTTCGTCGGGACGGGGCTCATCGCCCGCTACATCCACACCTATCTGGCCGCCACCGGCTGGGAGTTCGACGAGACGGGCGTGTACGACCTGTCCGCCGACAGCGCGGCCGGCTTCCGGGGCTACCTGGAACGGTCGGCCGGCGGCGGCAAGGTCACCGTGCACGACAGCGCCGAACAACTCGTCAGGGCAAGCGACTTGCTGGTGTTCGCCACCGTCGCCGCGAAACCGCACATCCACGACGTGTCGTGGTTCGACCACCATCCGCTCGTCCTGCACGTCTCGTTGCGTGACCTCGCGCCCGAGATCCTGCTCGCCTCGGCGAACTACGTCGACGACGTCGAGCACTGTCTGAAGGCTGAGACCTCTCCGCACCTCGCCGAACAGCGCACCGGCGGGCGTGAGTTCATCGACGGCACGCTCGACGACGTACTCACCGGCCGCACCGGGGTCCCGGTGGACCGGCCGGTGGTGTTCTCGCCCTTCGGTCTCGGAGTGCTCGACCTCGCCGTCGGCAGGTTCGTCCACGACGAGGTGGCCCGCCGGGGCGAACTGCGTGTCGTCGACGGCTTCTTCCACGAACTGCGGCGGCACGGCTGA
- a CDS encoding TauD/TfdA family dioxygenase, whose translation MTLSSASPTSTPPPRAALPGIELLPGRPPTLRTPPVTDAAQWAGAHRDALRAAVAEHGSLLVRGLGLHEPAATGAVLRRLAGGLMSDQEAFAPRRRYADGVYSSSKWPPNQPMCMHHELSYALEFPGLLMFACLEAPAEGGATGVADSAAVLDALPAELVQRFEQEGWLLTRTFNDEIGATVAEAFGTSDRASVERYCRAHAIEFTWEPDGSLRTRQRRGAVLRHPVTGHRCWFNQIAFLNEWTMDPEVHEYLVDVYGADGLPFNTRYGNGDPIGLDVVQTLNEAYEAHTVREPWRSGDLLLVDNIRTAHSREPFEGPREVLAALADPVRRTDSTGSAVSSEGTAS comes from the coding sequence ATGACACTCTCGTCCGCTTCGCCGACATCGACTCCCCCGCCCCGGGCGGCACTTCCCGGCATCGAGCTGCTCCCCGGCCGGCCCCCCACCCTGCGCACCCCGCCCGTCACCGACGCGGCGCAGTGGGCGGGCGCCCACCGGGACGCGCTGCGGGCGGCCGTCGCCGAGCACGGCTCGCTTCTGGTGCGCGGCCTCGGCCTGCACGAGCCCGCCGCGACCGGCGCCGTGCTGCGGCGGCTGGCCGGCGGCCTGATGAGCGACCAGGAGGCCTTCGCACCCCGGCGGCGGTACGCCGACGGCGTGTACTCGTCCTCCAAGTGGCCGCCGAACCAGCCGATGTGCATGCACCACGAGCTGAGCTACGCGCTGGAGTTCCCCGGTCTGCTGATGTTCGCCTGCCTCGAAGCGCCCGCCGAGGGCGGCGCGACCGGAGTGGCCGACTCAGCCGCCGTACTCGACGCGCTGCCCGCCGAACTCGTCCAACGCTTCGAGCAGGAGGGCTGGTTGCTCACCCGGACGTTCAACGACGAGATAGGGGCGACGGTCGCCGAGGCGTTCGGCACCTCCGACCGGGCCTCGGTCGAACGCTACTGCCGGGCCCACGCCATCGAGTTCACCTGGGAACCGGACGGTTCTCTGCGCACCCGCCAGCGCCGCGGCGCCGTCCTGCGTCACCCGGTCACCGGCCACCGCTGCTGGTTCAACCAGATCGCGTTCCTCAACGAGTGGACGATGGACCCGGAGGTCCACGAGTACCTGGTCGACGTGTACGGCGCCGACGGCCTCCCCTTCAACACCCGCTACGGCAACGGCGATCCGATCGGCCTGGACGTCGTCCAGACCCTCAACGAGGCGTACGAGGCGCACACCGTGCGCGAACCGTGGCGTAGCGGCGATCTGCTGCTCGTCGACAACATCCGTACGGCGCACAGCCGCGAGCCCTTCGAGGGGCCCCGCGAGGTCCTCGCCGCCCTGGCCGACCCGGTCCGCCGCACCGACTCGACCGGCTCCGCCGTCTCCTCCGAAGGGACAGCCTCATGA
- a CDS encoding non-ribosomal peptide synthetase codes for MNTIPRWTSDQAPGTPEQARYASYEVPLDAGLLRSASFESALLAAHAKVLAMLSGEREVTTGYVAVKGERPVARRMVVGPGSWRELLALTDLADEPDKALYETVLDPHGGEPGEPGEPGADGTVLHVSVGEHTLRVHHRTDVLDAGAAARIAGYHLTALSLMTAEPDADHERHSLLSEDELAFQLHGLAGPDRELPDRRVHELFEERVRKHPDAVAAVQGGTEWTYRQLNSRANQLGRALLARGLTREGVVAVVTERNLDWMAAVLGVLKAGGVYLPVEPHFPAERIAATLTRAECAFVVTEHGSTTTLDGTGLHVPRLYVDEIRAEGHADDDLGVGVGADQLAYIYFTSGSTGEPKGAMCEHAGFVNHVLAKLEDLDVGEGQVVAQTAPQCFDISLWQLVSALLVGGRTLLVAQDVILDVPRFVDTIVDGEVNVLQIVPSYLEAVLAELERRPRQLPALHCVSVTGEAVKRELVQRWFAAQPSIRVANAYGLTETSDDTNHEVMDRVPDGSRVPLGRPVRNVRVYVVDEHLAPVPLGAPGEIVFSGVCVGRGYVNDPERTAAAFTLNPYRPGERLYRSGDHGRWLPDGKLEFLGRRDTQVKLRGFRIEIGEIENALLRVPGVRDGAVVVVRGARLAAFCTGAELTSVQARLAESLPAYMVPAAVHWRERLPLTANGKTDRRTLTALAEELASAEEGAGDGLRGPETAGERRLAVAWAEVLGVPADRVGRYDHFFDRGGTSLSAVRLAIALNRAITLKDVVRHPVLADLAEQLDTPAATA; via the coding sequence GTGAACACCATTCCACGCTGGACATCCGACCAGGCGCCGGGCACGCCCGAGCAGGCGCGGTACGCGTCGTACGAAGTCCCGCTCGACGCCGGTCTGTTGAGGTCGGCCTCGTTCGAGTCCGCGCTGCTCGCCGCGCACGCCAAGGTCCTCGCCATGCTCTCCGGGGAGCGGGAGGTCACCACCGGGTACGTGGCGGTGAAGGGCGAACGGCCCGTGGCCCGCCGGATGGTGGTCGGCCCCGGCTCCTGGCGGGAGCTGCTGGCGCTGACGGACCTCGCCGACGAGCCGGACAAAGCGTTGTACGAGACCGTGCTCGACCCGCACGGCGGTGAACCCGGCGAACCCGGCGAACCCGGAGCCGACGGCACCGTGCTGCACGTGAGCGTCGGCGAGCACACCCTGCGGGTGCACCACCGCACCGATGTCCTCGACGCCGGCGCCGCCGCCCGGATCGCCGGCTACCACCTCACCGCGCTTTCCCTGATGACCGCCGAACCGGACGCCGACCACGAACGGCACAGTCTGCTGTCGGAAGACGAACTCGCCTTCCAGCTCCACGGGTTGGCAGGTCCGGACCGTGAACTCCCGGACCGACGGGTGCACGAGCTGTTCGAGGAGCGGGTGCGCAAGCACCCGGACGCGGTCGCGGCCGTGCAGGGTGGAACGGAGTGGACCTACCGGCAGCTCAACTCCCGGGCGAACCAGCTCGGTCGGGCTCTGCTGGCCCGGGGGCTGACCCGCGAGGGTGTCGTCGCCGTGGTCACCGAGCGCAACCTCGACTGGATGGCCGCCGTGCTCGGCGTGCTCAAGGCGGGCGGTGTCTATCTGCCGGTGGAGCCGCACTTCCCGGCCGAGCGCATCGCCGCCACCCTGACCCGCGCCGAGTGCGCGTTCGTCGTCACGGAACACGGCAGCACCACGACGCTCGACGGCACGGGCCTGCACGTACCGAGACTGTACGTCGACGAGATCCGGGCGGAAGGGCACGCCGACGACGACCTCGGGGTGGGGGTCGGCGCGGATCAACTGGCGTACATCTACTTCACCTCCGGGTCGACCGGTGAGCCCAAGGGCGCGATGTGCGAGCACGCGGGCTTCGTCAACCACGTCCTCGCCAAACTGGAGGATCTCGACGTCGGCGAGGGACAGGTGGTCGCGCAGACCGCTCCCCAGTGCTTCGACATCTCACTGTGGCAGCTGGTGTCCGCGCTGCTCGTCGGCGGCCGGACCCTGCTGGTCGCGCAGGACGTGATCCTGGACGTGCCCCGGTTCGTGGACACGATCGTGGACGGCGAGGTCAACGTGCTCCAGATCGTGCCGTCGTATCTCGAAGCCGTACTGGCCGAGTTGGAACGGCGTCCGCGCCAACTGCCCGCACTGCACTGCGTGTCCGTCACCGGTGAGGCGGTCAAGCGGGAGCTGGTGCAGCGCTGGTTCGCCGCCCAGCCCAGCATCAGGGTCGCCAACGCCTATGGTCTGACCGAGACTTCGGACGACACCAACCACGAGGTGATGGACCGGGTGCCGGACGGGTCCCGCGTCCCGCTCGGCCGGCCCGTGCGCAACGTACGCGTGTACGTCGTCGACGAACACCTCGCGCCCGTGCCGCTCGGGGCGCCCGGGGAGATCGTGTTCTCCGGGGTGTGCGTCGGGCGCGGATATGTCAACGACCCCGAGCGCACGGCGGCGGCGTTCACCCTGAACCCGTACCGGCCCGGTGAGCGGCTCTACCGCAGCGGTGACCACGGTCGCTGGCTGCCCGACGGCAAACTGGAGTTCCTCGGGCGCCGGGACACCCAGGTCAAACTGCGGGGCTTCCGCATCGAGATCGGCGAGATCGAGAACGCGCTGCTGCGGGTGCCCGGGGTCCGGGACGGCGCCGTGGTGGTCGTGCGGGGCGCGCGACTGGCGGCGTTCTGCACCGGCGCCGAACTCACCTCCGTACAGGCCCGGTTGGCGGAGTCGCTGCCCGCGTACATGGTCCCGGCGGCCGTGCACTGGCGGGAGCGGTTGCCACTCACCGCCAACGGCAAGACCGACCGCAGGACCCTCACCGCTCTCGCGGAGGAACTCGCCTCCGCCGAGGAAGGTGCCGGGGACGGCCTGCGGGGGCCGGAGACCGCCGGGGAGCGGCGCCTGGCCGTCGCCTGGGCCGAGGTGCTCGGCGTACCGGCGGACCGGGTCGGCCGGTACGACCACTTCTTCGACCGCGGCGGCACCTCGCTGTCGGCTGTCCGGCTCGCGATCGCCCTGAACCGGGCGATCACCCTCAAGGACGTCGTCCGCCATCCGGTCCTCGCGGACCTGGCCGAGCAGCTCGACACGCCGGCCGCGACCGCCTGA
- a CDS encoding DinB family protein, which produces MAVTESMSEMAPDSEVRALLRALDGQRRHVLGILDELDAEALRRPVLPSGWHCLGLVQHLTLDVERFWFRAVVGGDEEVIHGLTSGDEAWNVASEVPASDVLDRYRQEAELADAVITTTPVDAALAWWPHDLFGEPHLHTLRDVLLHVITETACHAGHLDAARELIDGRRWLVLT; this is translated from the coding sequence ATGGCCGTGACCGAAAGCATGAGCGAAATGGCTCCAGACAGCGAAGTCAGAGCGCTTCTCAGGGCCTTGGACGGGCAGAGGCGCCACGTCCTCGGCATTCTCGATGAACTCGACGCGGAGGCTCTGCGACGCCCCGTACTGCCATCCGGATGGCACTGCCTGGGGCTGGTCCAGCACCTCACACTGGACGTCGAGCGGTTCTGGTTCCGTGCGGTCGTCGGCGGGGATGAGGAGGTCATTCATGGCCTGACGAGCGGCGACGAAGCTTGGAACGTGGCCTCGGAAGTACCGGCCAGTGACGTGCTCGACCGATACCGGCAGGAGGCAGAGCTCGCCGACGCCGTCATCACCACCACCCCTGTTGACGCCGCCCTGGCCTGGTGGCCCCACGACCTGTTCGGTGAACCGCACCTGCACACCCTGCGCGACGTCCTGCTGCACGTCATCACCGAGACGGCGTGCCACGCCGGCCACCTCGATGCGGCACGAGAGCTCATCGACGGCCGCCGCTGGCTGGTCCTGACCTAG